The Populus nigra chromosome 4, ddPopNigr1.1, whole genome shotgun sequence genome contains the following window.
tttcaacaTCAATAAAACGAAAAAAGTTATTGCATATCCAAGATACTTGTtgtcaaataaattaatctcGAGCTGCACTAGCTACCTTTTAATAGGGCCAAAAGAACGACTTCCCATCACAAGCAAATCGGCAGGCAGATTCTCAGCAACTTCACATAtcttctcctttggatcccCAATCACCACTTGTGTTTTCACATTCACCTGAGCATTAAAGTAATTCTCAGTGGAATAGCAAGACGAATTAATAGAGATAGCAACTCATGAAGCtgacatgacatgacatgaccaaaaaagaaaaagttactTTCTTTTCACGGCAAATCTCCAAGGCATGTTCTAGAATCGCCTCCGTAATCCTCCTCTGATGCGCTTCAATCGCCGCCGTGAACGCAGGCACCTCCAAACCACCTTAATTGATCATTTCAAGAAAACCATtgagtaattaaattaaaacggAAATTAGAATTCAAGCAGTAACGGAAGCAGAATACAGATGGTTTCAGTACTTAACTGGGTCCGCCAAAAGGGATGGCACCGGGATTAAGGCCAGCAGCGATAGACGGTGGTGGTTGGACATGGAGGATGACGAAGGAGCCAGGGGTTTCAGTGGATTCGGGAGCAGGAGATCGGAGCTTGAGGTTATCGAGGGCATATCTCAAGGCGTTCATGCTCTCCTCGCTTCCATCAACGGCTACGATCACGCATCCAAGGTTTGCACTCATGGTttgatggatggatggattgaTTTTTTACTCACTCAGCTCAGCTGCTAATTACCCTTTCGAGGATCGAGTTGACAACCGGGTACTAGATATTTCTGTTTCCGtggatttgtttattttttgtatttgtttacgTGAAAATTAGATAGTGACAAACAGAGCGAGAGACGTGATGATGACGGCTCTTTGAAGCGCGCCAATACTTAGACAGATTATGGGCCGAATAAGGCCTTTTATGAAATGGGCTCATAGTAATTTTCTAGATAAACTATCACTTGTTCAGAACCTGTAGTTTGAAACAATTTCTCCCGGATTTCCAGGTTTGGTCCAGTCATCATCGTTTGAACTTCAAAGAATTTTCTCATGCTTTTGGGTCAGTTCGTGCAACTTGCAAAATTCGATAAAATCTTATTCTAGCCTCTCGTCCATGaaggttcttgaaattttcgAATTTTTAAAGCAAGCTCCTCGCAAAATTCTCTCACTTTCCTCTTTCAaagtatattttctttaaattctgCTGACCAAATACTTCAAATAAAACTTTAGTTAGTTATTTTTGGTGAATTACAGTAATAACTTTATTGACATGTCTCGACATTACATATCACCTCAATTTTTGGTGATTTGACTATAACCCTCTCCggatctaaatatatatatatatatatatatatatatatatatatatatatatataagaacatTATTTGTTCCTGTTTCTAAGATGGGCTATTTTacgaaaaacagaaaaagaaatgccctttcaagttcaaatttggtgtttcttcatgatatttatttttaatactatgtTGTTGTTAAATCAATGCTGGttaacaaattttttcaaaaaaaaataaaaacttgttcaAGAGCATAATCAAAGAGAAAAACCACCTTCGTTAAGTTTTTCTCTTGGAATTGAGTCcatgaaaactaaaattgaatttattgatttgTATAATTGGCTCACCTTCTTTGTCCTCTTTTAATTTGTAGAGACTAAAacgtgataaaaaaaaaattggaccaAGAGATAATATCTCGAAAGAACAGggaaaatatgaagaaattgaGATTTAAGGGATCAAATGGGACTTTTACAtggttttattctttttttgttttgcaaattGCTTTGTTTCTTACCTTGTGTCAATTTTGGCAATTCCATAACTTAAATGTAAacttcgataaaaaaaaaaaaaaaaaaaaacaatgatcaaaGTGTTGAAAAAGGTCAcaatacaaatgaaaaaaaaacttttgttaattttggtttttgttccttttattattatatttttttaactgagcCCTGTAATTGTATTCCTGTAATGGCAACCAACAATGCAATGaagaaataatatttgtatgcATTTGAGGTTGTGGCTCAACGGTAGGAAGGActtgtttcttttctctgtACTAAGGTTCAAGTCTCA
Protein-coding sequences here:
- the LOC133690971 gene encoding universal stress protein PHOS34, with product MSANLGCVIVAVDGSEESMNALRYALDNLKLRSPAPESTETPGSFVILHVQPPPSIAAGLNPGAIPFGGPSGLEVPAFTAAIEAHQRRITEAILEHALEICREKKVNVKTQVVIGDPKEKICEVAENLPADLLVMGSRSFGPIKRMFLGSVSNYCTNQAQCPVIIVKGKDPSS